From the genome of Methylomonas sp. UP202, one region includes:
- a CDS encoding transposase — translation MRFCLMIKNLFGLAQRQASRMVASILKLFGLDWVKPYYPTLCRCQQHVPVCISYRAHPNGLHLLVDRSAVKMLGEGKCPKHKCKTKKHGVEYRRQSRKVQLGVDAETPEFGP, via the coding sequence ATCCGGTTTTGTTTGATGATCAAAAACTTGTTCGGTTTGGCGCAGCGGCAAGCCAGCCGGATGGTCGCCAGTATATTGAAATTGTTTGGCCTTGATTGGGTTAAGCCCTATTACCCGACGCTTTGCCGTTGCCAGCAACATGTGCCGGTGTGTATTTCCTATCGCGCCCATCCCAATGGCTTGCATCTACTTGTCGATCGCTCCGCGGTAAAGATGTTGGGCGAAGGCAAGTGTCCAAAGCATAAATGCAAAACCAAGAAACACGGCGTGGAGTATCGCCGCCAATCGCGCAAGGTTCAGCTGGGAGTCGACGCCGAAACTCCGGAATTCGGGCCATAG
- a CDS encoding flagellar transcriptional regulator FlhD produces the protein MDENLYKLNLDYLIVAQSLIFSESEQKAMFCLGLTTEAVSLLRKMPLEQLKSLARSDCLTFVPRFNPHKWSQFLNVQKTEDPDALAARTIDLLMLLSAHPPES, from the coding sequence ATGGACGAAAATCTCTACAAACTCAATCTCGACTACCTCATCGTTGCTCAGTCCTTAATATTTTCCGAAAGTGAACAGAAAGCCATGTTCTGCTTAGGTCTCACGACCGAAGCGGTGTCGTTGCTCAGAAAGATGCCACTCGAACAATTAAAGAGCCTGGCTCGAAGTGATTGCCTTACCTTTGTTCCCCGTTTCAATCCCCACAAATGGAGCCAATTCCTAAACGTCCAAAAAACCGAAGACCCCGATGCACTCGCCGCACGAACCATCGACCTTCTGATGCTCTTGTCTGCCCACCCACCTGAGTCATGA
- a CDS encoding conjugal transfer protein TraG N-terminal domain-containing protein, producing MFEIFSVGDSAYLQAVLNAIAMISGTGDYRTAAAVGGLIGVIIVMLRALLQWDGRGIRYQDLLLAYVLWLMLYAPSVRVSVEDAYTGSVVVVDNVPLGPAVVGSVMSNMGYRTTRLFEQGFGTPSMTGNGFADSLQTLTAVRKNLLSRINLGAANVPNAGSDMETSFANYVRECTLTGVDLNQKSVDAILRDADPLNAIRFDSDIYMTEIYVGGQPQTKTCTDAWAELSGVANGNFATALESLLQPTLGVPAAADTVPKIQDAFDALAGPGVIDAADYMLMSAIMPMFEKGVIGRHEDGLHWNKAAMVEQAIQQRNTQWAAEQTLFAKIVRPMMAFIEGLSYAIAPIMAFVVMLGNVGIRMNIGYFSMLLWIQLWMPILAVINLFIQMSAAGKMAALTTATYNLPSMMGIYQLDIELQQWLSIGGMLAASTPAITLMLIYRGAVTATHFLGRMDGGDYVNEKIATPDVISPAPVLNAQAQHQYSPLSAVTQTGVDKVLPTFTAGKDMSAAVSSAYSASEQATNSFMHSVSSTASRSASISNDAFDSRSLGNQIASNSSYTDAYNRQFGEAFAKKHADTGISADQFSALVAGSANAGAKLGNDQLSGAISGRLQNDFKVSQDKSDAIAADISQTVNDSQGYQAGLAKSLAMDAQAGTRNVASMGLQNQSLSSLQHSATDAVSASESYQQTLSAQQRFGTQASFGAAETGNKIAHDPGLMERLDRTLDQYGLRGDTQRLASQWKAAGWISDADQAYAAAGMSLLTGFSSPNYRTLDDQQSHQAQISGYQLLGDVFNAPKADQTWNASRNESLKANAPETGKVQASIEQAHLDDPRAETESLNQRAQAKIRSATGKIAGGEALVESQHERNLAEREQQSSQGFGQLANVKAEHFRQSIAAAANETPSAAEATYDYLGGSIYNTAKNIEAMGSSGAESIKEFTSNTREAYSNGASFWESVKYGASKSYSGFIQTTQAWADQRINEIGDELTPSQKAYYRAAMFEAFAGISVGGGYSGNLAAAKQQLIKEEGYVDGNNISKLLLSAVGQNRMDLINQIGNFNRARGLIEY from the coding sequence ATGTTTGAAATTTTCTCCGTGGGCGATTCTGCCTATTTGCAAGCCGTCCTCAATGCCATCGCGATGATCTCCGGCACCGGAGATTACCGCACCGCCGCAGCTGTCGGCGGTTTGATCGGCGTCATCATCGTCATGCTCAGGGCTTTGTTGCAATGGGATGGTCGTGGCATTCGTTATCAGGATTTATTGTTGGCGTATGTGTTATGGCTGATGTTGTATGCGCCGTCGGTGCGAGTATCGGTCGAGGATGCCTATACTGGCAGCGTGGTGGTGGTCGACAATGTGCCCTTGGGGCCGGCAGTCGTGGGTAGCGTGATGTCGAACATGGGTTATCGGACCACACGCTTGTTCGAACAAGGCTTTGGCACCCCGTCGATGACCGGCAATGGCTTTGCCGACAGTTTGCAGACCTTGACGGCGGTGCGGAAGAATTTGTTGTCCAGAATCAATTTGGGTGCGGCCAACGTACCGAATGCCGGCAGTGACATGGAAACCTCGTTTGCCAATTACGTGCGTGAATGCACGTTGACCGGTGTCGATCTGAACCAGAAATCGGTGGATGCCATTTTGCGCGATGCCGATCCGTTAAACGCAATCCGCTTCGATTCCGATATCTACATGACCGAAATCTATGTCGGCGGCCAACCACAAACCAAAACCTGTACTGATGCTTGGGCCGAGTTGAGCGGAGTGGCCAACGGCAATTTTGCGACGGCACTGGAAAGTTTGCTGCAGCCCACTCTGGGTGTGCCGGCGGCAGCCGATACGGTGCCGAAAATCCAGGATGCGTTCGATGCTTTGGCAGGGCCCGGTGTCATTGATGCCGCCGATTACATGCTGATGTCGGCGATCATGCCGATGTTCGAGAAAGGTGTGATCGGCCGACATGAAGACGGCTTGCATTGGAACAAGGCAGCCATGGTCGAGCAAGCCATTCAGCAACGCAATACCCAATGGGCCGCCGAGCAAACGCTGTTTGCCAAGATCGTCCGGCCGATGATGGCGTTTATCGAAGGTTTGAGTTACGCCATCGCACCGATCATGGCGTTTGTGGTGATGCTGGGCAATGTCGGTATCCGGATGAATATTGGCTACTTCTCGATGCTGCTGTGGATCCAGTTGTGGATGCCGATTCTGGCGGTGATCAATCTGTTCATCCAGATGTCGGCCGCCGGCAAAATGGCGGCGCTGACTACGGCCACCTACAATCTGCCGTCAATGATGGGCATTTACCAATTGGACATAGAGTTGCAGCAATGGCTGTCGATTGGCGGTATGCTGGCGGCGTCGACGCCGGCCATTACCTTGATGCTGATTTATCGCGGTGCGGTGACCGCCACCCATTTCCTGGGACGGATGGACGGTGGCGATTACGTGAACGAGAAAATCGCTACGCCCGATGTGATCAGTCCGGCGCCGGTCTTGAATGCCCAAGCGCAACATCAATACAGTCCGTTGTCGGCGGTCACCCAAACCGGCGTCGACAAGGTGCTGCCGACTTTCACGGCCGGCAAGGATATGAGTGCTGCTGTTTCGTCGGCCTATTCCGCGTCCGAGCAAGCCACCAATAGCTTTATGCATAGCGTGTCGTCAACGGCGTCGAGGTCGGCCAGCATCAGCAACGACGCCTTTGACAGTCGTTCGTTGGGTAATCAAATCGCCAGCAATTCCAGTTATACCGATGCCTATAACCGTCAGTTCGGTGAAGCCTTTGCCAAAAAACATGCCGATACCGGCATATCCGCCGATCAGTTCTCGGCGTTGGTGGCCGGCAGTGCCAACGCCGGGGCCAAGCTCGGTAACGATCAACTCAGCGGTGCGATCTCCGGCCGCTTGCAGAACGATTTCAAAGTCAGTCAGGACAAGTCCGATGCCATCGCCGCCGACATCAGTCAGACCGTAAACGACAGTCAGGGCTATCAAGCCGGTTTGGCGAAAAGCCTGGCGATGGATGCGCAAGCCGGCACCCGAAACGTCGCGTCGATGGGGCTACAAAATCAATCGTTGTCCTCATTGCAACACAGCGCAACCGACGCGGTATCCGCCAGCGAATCCTATCAACAAACCCTATCGGCCCAACAACGCTTCGGAACGCAAGCCAGTTTCGGCGCGGCAGAAACAGGTAACAAAATCGCCCATGACCCCGGCCTGATGGAACGCCTGGATCGGACGCTGGATCAATACGGCTTGCGGGGCGATACGCAACGGCTGGCATCGCAATGGAAAGCGGCGGGTTGGATCAGCGATGCCGATCAAGCCTATGCCGCCGCCGGCATGTCGTTATTGACCGGATTCTCGTCACCCAATTACCGCACACTGGACGATCAACAATCGCACCAGGCACAAATCTCGGGTTACCAACTGCTCGGCGATGTGTTTAATGCGCCTAAAGCCGATCAAACCTGGAATGCCAGCCGGAATGAATCACTGAAAGCCAATGCACCGGAAACTGGCAAGGTTCAGGCATCAATCGAACAGGCTCATCTCGACGATCCGCGCGCTGAAACCGAATCGCTAAATCAGCGTGCTCAGGCAAAGATTCGTTCAGCGACGGGAAAAATTGCCGGCGGCGAAGCCCTTGTCGAATCGCAACATGAACGAAATCTGGCAGAGCGTGAACAACAGTCCAGCCAAGGTTTTGGGCAATTGGCAAATGTCAAAGCAGAGCACTTTAGGCAATCAATAGCCGCAGCGGCCAATGAAACACCTTCGGCGGCAGAGGCAACGTATGACTATCTCGGGGGCAGTATTTATAATACGGCCAAGAATATCGAGGCCATGGGTTCTTCTGGTGCTGAAAGCATTAAGGAATTTACTTCAAATACTAGAGAAGCTTATTCGAATGGGGCAAGCTTTTGGGAGTCAGTAAAATACGGCGCATCTAAATCTTACTCAGGTTTTATTCAAACTACCCAAGCTTGGGCAGATCAAAGAATCAACGAGATCGGTGACGAATTAACACCAAGTCAAAAAGCATATTACCGAGCTGCAATGTTTGAAGCATTCGCTGGAATATCAGTTGGCGGAGGATATAGCGGAAATTTAGCGGCAGCGAAACAACAGTTGATCAAAGAGGAAGGATATGTTGATGGTAACAATATTTCAAAGTTATTGTTGAGTGCTGTCGGGCAGAACAGAATGGATTTAATCAACCAGATCGGTAACTTTAATCGAGCTCGAGGACTAATTGAATATTGA
- a CDS encoding transglycosylase SLT domain-containing protein: MFIIPSKNLKLRFPFQNVVKHLQLGMIGGLCIISQPIESMAAGSIQTNSNRQQSLVSNTKLRNTLWGQVARRHGIDPYILYAVALTESQKNDGQNRAVPSPWAINNAGNTFIPGNQQEAEALLYQLMVQGKRNIDIGIMQVNLRWHGHRVTKPEQLLDPSTNLEIGARVLSDAIQSAPNNLALGIGRYYSWKNEPAAIQYGQKVIALADQIRAIL; the protein is encoded by the coding sequence ATGTTCATTATTCCTTCAAAAAATCTTAAGCTTAGGTTTCCATTTCAAAACGTTGTTAAGCATCTTCAGCTTGGCATGATTGGCGGCCTTTGCATCATCAGCCAACCCATAGAATCGATGGCTGCTGGATCGATTCAAACGAATAGCAACAGGCAACAGTCCCTAGTTTCAAACACCAAATTACGGAACACACTGTGGGGACAAGTGGCTCGGCGACATGGTATTGACCCCTACATTCTGTATGCCGTTGCGCTCACGGAGTCGCAAAAAAACGATGGACAGAATCGTGCCGTACCTTCGCCCTGGGCTATCAATAACGCTGGCAACACCTTTATTCCTGGCAACCAACAGGAAGCCGAAGCGTTGCTTTATCAATTGATGGTTCAAGGTAAACGCAATATCGATATTGGCATTATGCAAGTGAATTTACGGTGGCATGGTCACCGTGTTACGAAACCAGAGCAACTCTTAGACCCGAGCACCAATTTAGAAATCGGCGCTCGCGTACTTTCTGACGCCATCCAGTCCGCACCAAACAACCTTGCCCTGGGTATCGGCCGATATTACAGCTGGAAAAACGAGCCGGCCGCCATCCAGTATGGGCAAAAAGTGATTGCCTTGGCTGATCAGATCCGAGCGATTCTCTAG
- a CDS encoding UPF0175 family protein — protein sequence MKTVNVSGLKNNPSEALRMAHEDMVLVMNRNEPDAVMVGLKAAKIIGMPGVRKALATALFKDGNLSLARSAKLADMPLANFIAHVSRLGISVIDQTTDEVKDDLDTLDQWLNQA from the coding sequence ATGAAAACGGTCAATGTCAGCGGTCTAAAGAACAACCCCAGCGAAGCGTTGCGCATGGCTCACGAGGATATGGTCCTGGTTATGAATCGAAACGAACCGGACGCGGTGATGGTCGGCCTCAAAGCCGCCAAAATCATTGGAATGCCGGGCGTGCGTAAAGCCTTGGCAACGGCACTTTTCAAGGACGGTAACCTGTCCCTTGCCCGCTCCGCTAAACTGGCCGATATGCCGTTGGCAAACTTTATTGCGCACGTCTCGCGCCTGGGTATTTCCGTCATCGATCAAACGACTGATGAAGTCAAGGATGATTTGGACACTCTGGACCAGTGGCTCAACCAAGCCTGA
- the traF gene encoding conjugal transfer protein TraF, producing MNRNAISLPIILSLCLRASLAMGKDDTSEVSYFVDKQRGWFWYEMLPEPAKKAQPDIQADQEKTKPDIRPPSVVQAEIEPQTRPQTVVEPQPLSSAWLKKNLEHYLNQAIDDPSPENVAAFYYLQRVMMDKAERFTNAARYVVMSDPQLDETVRRPVATYAANEANHQAGVVAERALKAIAAQAGILFFFRSDCPYCHVQAPILAMLENAYGFKIYPVSLDGLPMPNGFFNQFKRDQGQAAMLGVEQTPALFLMKPPKQIVPLAQGALSLEEVTGRILLAAKEAGWIDVSQYQTTQGIRNTPMLLPAAGSISPAVTQDPLSLIQALQRSAHLGSTP from the coding sequence ATGAACCGAAATGCCATTTCTTTACCGATCATCTTGAGCTTGTGTCTCAGAGCCTCTCTGGCGATGGGTAAGGACGACACGTCCGAAGTTTCCTATTTCGTCGACAAACAACGCGGCTGGTTTTGGTATGAAATGCTGCCGGAACCAGCTAAAAAAGCCCAACCCGATATTCAAGCCGATCAGGAAAAAACCAAGCCTGACATCAGACCGCCCAGCGTCGTTCAAGCTGAAATTGAACCCCAAACTCGACCACAGACTGTTGTAGAACCCCAACCGCTGTCTTCAGCCTGGTTAAAGAAAAACCTTGAGCATTACCTGAACCAGGCCATCGATGATCCCAGTCCCGAGAATGTGGCGGCTTTTTATTACCTGCAGCGGGTGATGATGGACAAAGCCGAGCGTTTTACCAATGCCGCCCGCTACGTTGTGATGTCAGATCCGCAACTCGATGAAACGGTGCGCCGGCCGGTGGCAACTTATGCGGCCAATGAAGCTAATCATCAGGCCGGCGTGGTGGCCGAACGAGCCTTGAAAGCGATTGCGGCCCAAGCCGGTATTTTGTTTTTCTTCCGCTCCGATTGCCCTTATTGCCATGTGCAGGCGCCGATTCTGGCAATGCTGGAAAACGCTTACGGATTCAAGATTTATCCTGTATCGCTTGATGGCCTACCGATGCCGAACGGCTTTTTCAATCAGTTCAAACGCGATCAAGGGCAAGCGGCGATGTTAGGGGTTGAGCAAACCCCGGCGCTGTTTCTGATGAAACCGCCCAAGCAAATCGTACCGTTGGCGCAAGGCGCTTTGTCGTTAGAGGAAGTTACCGGACGGATCCTGCTTGCGGCCAAGGAAGCCGGTTGGATCGATGTCTCCCAATACCAAACCACTCAGGGCATTCGTAACACGCCGATGTTATTACCGGCCGCCGGTAGCATCAGTCCTGCGGTCACTCAAGATCCACTGTCACTGATCCAGGCATTGCAACGCAGTGCGCATCTCGGGAGTACACCATGA
- a CDS encoding FlhC family transcriptional regulator, which yields MSDHCAFAARLKDQYWAYQLLKRKLRTKLASRVIKTLRPKDLCNLYFSLHRESPVAGLVPSITAMPQSRESFLYMALFASIYRSACSGAIRAEIDLNAMVFAWDTLCAFYPSHIQERRPFGRIRPANFDEAWIIVEALRDGLAELPYCTTCHTPYLIIHGCKYQQVCQMCVLNQISKTIINT from the coding sequence ATGAGCGACCATTGCGCTTTTGCTGCTCGACTCAAAGATCAGTATTGGGCCTATCAATTACTGAAACGAAAGTTGCGGACAAAATTGGCCAGCCGGGTCATCAAAACCCTGCGCCCAAAAGACTTGTGTAACCTTTATTTTTCGCTGCACCGAGAAAGCCCAGTGGCAGGGCTAGTCCCCAGTATTACGGCAATGCCGCAGTCACGCGAGTCGTTTCTTTACATGGCTCTATTTGCTTCAATCTATCGAAGCGCTTGCTCAGGCGCCATCAGGGCAGAAATAGACCTGAATGCCATGGTATTTGCCTGGGATACTCTTTGCGCATTCTATCCAAGCCATATCCAAGAACGCCGACCGTTTGGCCGCATACGGCCAGCAAATTTCGATGAAGCCTGGATTATCGTCGAAGCCCTGAGAGACGGACTCGCTGAATTACCTTACTGTACGACCTGCCATACGCCCTATCTGATCATTCATGGTTGCAAATACCAGCAGGTCTGTCAGATGTGCGTGTTAAACCAAATCTCTAAAACCATAATCAACACCTAG
- the trfA gene encoding plasmid replication initiator TrfA — protein sequence MDRNSTNHSLDNLTERFQSLTERKKAKLQVVEPMTSLPNWPAAIRGTPNACLRSALFAGIQGKERIAYKKRTLLAAVDGIEVRYLGIQLNQSDLDVWMQIVHLSRQQLPGFSVTFSAHALLTALGRGSGKSQHEWLKESMARLGGAFVEITFHGRDAFGEKGFLRYYRDERTQRYVVELTESMLRLFEEGYTYIEFEQRQKLRKQPLALWLHGFLSSHASPFPMKITTIHRLSGSGAKTLRDFKYRLGKALEALVNIGTLASFEFADDMVKIKRQPTPSQQRFLYDQQH from the coding sequence ATGGACAGAAATAGCACAAACCATTCGCTCGACAATCTCACCGAACGTTTTCAGTCTCTCACGGAGCGGAAAAAAGCCAAATTGCAGGTCGTCGAACCCATGACTTCACTACCCAATTGGCCGGCGGCGATACGCGGTACGCCCAATGCTTGCTTACGGAGTGCATTGTTCGCCGGCATCCAAGGCAAGGAGCGCATTGCTTACAAAAAACGCACTCTGTTGGCTGCGGTCGATGGCATCGAGGTTCGTTATCTTGGTATACAGCTCAATCAATCGGATCTCGATGTCTGGATGCAGATCGTGCATTTGTCCCGGCAACAATTACCGGGATTTAGCGTGACCTTCAGTGCCCATGCCCTGTTGACGGCATTGGGTCGCGGTAGCGGAAAAAGCCAACATGAATGGTTGAAGGAATCGATGGCCCGCTTAGGTGGCGCCTTTGTCGAAATTACCTTTCACGGCCGGGATGCCTTCGGTGAAAAAGGCTTCTTGCGCTATTACCGTGATGAACGAACGCAGCGCTATGTGGTGGAATTGACCGAATCCATGCTGCGCCTGTTCGAGGAGGGCTACACCTATATCGAATTCGAGCAGCGGCAGAAATTACGCAAGCAGCCCTTGGCCTTATGGCTACACGGTTTCCTGTCGTCTCATGCCTCGCCGTTCCCGATGAAAATTACCACCATTCACCGACTGAGCGGCAGTGGCGCGAAAACCCTGCGCGATTTCAAGTATCGGCTGGGTAAAGCGTTAGAGGCCTTGGTGAACATCGGCACTCTAGCTAGCTTTGAATTCGCTGATGATATGGTGAAAATCAAACGCCAGCCGACGCCCAGTCAACAGCGTTTTCTGTACGACCAGCAGCACTAA
- a CDS encoding DUF3368 domain-containing protein has product MTKKVIVDASPLIGLALVEGLIWLPQLFGQVFVPESVKQEVLPDKSAPGEQALAHAFDSGWLTVWHESITPCLDIDLDAGETDCINIALSSPQNYLLIMDERAGRAVAKEYQLQVVGTAAVIGQAKKQGLISSARATFEILHRSDFRISATVINKILASVGE; this is encoded by the coding sequence ATGACCAAAAAAGTAATTGTCGATGCCAGTCCATTGATCGGACTGGCGTTGGTGGAGGGTTTAATCTGGCTACCCCAGTTATTTGGCCAGGTTTTCGTGCCCGAATCGGTGAAACAAGAAGTGTTACCAGACAAATCGGCACCGGGTGAACAAGCCCTAGCTCACGCATTCGATTCGGGTTGGCTAACGGTATGGCATGAATCCATCACACCTTGTTTAGACATTGATCTGGACGCTGGTGAAACGGATTGCATCAACATCGCGCTATCGTCACCCCAAAACTATTTGCTGATCATGGACGAACGTGCCGGCCGGGCTGTGGCCAAAGAATATCAACTCCAGGTCGTCGGTACTGCCGCCGTCATCGGACAGGCCAAAAAACAAGGTTTGATTTCGTCTGCTCGAGCGACTTTTGAAATTTTGCATCGATCGGATTTTCGAATTTCGGCTACTGTGATCAACAAAATTCTGGCAAGTGTCGGCGAGTAA
- the mobI gene encoding conjugative transfer protein MobI(A/C): MSSERPVNSQLNLTEQALLHWIETRCDHLQAQAKVLVDDYWRQMKSQRQKHSKSESGRIGVRIRCRESQRAFSIEWYRMATLRQNGQTRPIAQYVKKGRGYRYPLGNLLKNEPAWETELVEELETEFAHIRQQLDRLGKIRDAVQRYCKVLDAYDKFIG, from the coding sequence ATGTCCAGCGAACGACCTGTCAACAGTCAGCTCAATCTTACTGAACAAGCCCTGCTGCATTGGATCGAAACCCGGTGCGATCATCTCCAGGCCCAAGCCAAAGTATTGGTCGACGATTATTGGCGCCAAATGAAAAGTCAACGCCAGAAACACAGCAAAAGCGAATCGGGCCGAATCGGCGTCCGCATCCGTTGCCGGGAAAGTCAACGCGCTTTCAGCATTGAGTGGTACCGCATGGCCACGTTACGGCAAAACGGTCAAACCAGGCCAATTGCGCAGTACGTTAAGAAAGGCCGAGGCTATCGTTATCCGCTCGGTAACCTGCTGAAGAACGAACCCGCCTGGGAGACGGAATTAGTCGAAGAACTGGAAACCGAGTTTGCTCATATCCGGCAACAGCTCGATCGGTTGGGAAAAATTCGGGATGCTGTGCAGCGTTATTGCAAGGTACTCGATGCCTATGACAAATTCATCGGTTGA
- a CDS encoding conjugal transfer protein TraH yields the protein MISFSLSLRCRRVLVLILLIESSVPAYADLQQEMDSMFGTMTNFTAPTAHLGQRRGVITGGSLVARNGITNTNLVSFVPPSFSAGCGGIDLFAGSFSFINFNQFVQLLRNVAANASGYAFQLAVGAMCPWCASVMTDLQKKIQEMNQMFSNSCRLAQGLVNDTVKAFDLQSKTNLSNASFTQGISDVFSSWTNTSTLGDPVQQIKQNDPTDMTKIIQGNLVWRSLVNQNAGGWFRFGGNSLLEAAMSISGTVIVDAPQAAPDGKGENNAISAPPPVLRIKDLMYGNDAGNSYQTVRMYTCSDGHDADQCLKPIVQNVNLVGLKQRVMDILLGSANTGNGLIYKFSTNSGQITDSEKAFMQTVPDAIGGMIHNLAREDAGIAKLWAEEAAPVIALELAQLIVNDLLNAVQTAAHMNDHAYAKLLMDALKDAREQIQDEYVTIAGRYGNPQTLMAFYQQLMTTVKPKHYGTVAQLPASGMAWPSP from the coding sequence ATGATTTCGTTTTCATTGTCTCTGCGCTGCCGCCGAGTACTAGTGTTGATCCTGTTGATCGAGAGCTCCGTTCCAGCCTATGCCGACCTGCAACAGGAAATGGACAGCATGTTCGGCACCATGACCAATTTCACGGCCCCGACCGCTCATTTAGGCCAACGCCGGGGCGTGATTACCGGCGGTAGCCTGGTAGCGCGCAACGGCATCACCAACACCAACCTGGTGTCGTTCGTGCCGCCGTCGTTCAGCGCCGGTTGCGGCGGTATCGATTTGTTTGCCGGCAGCTTCAGTTTCATCAACTTCAACCAGTTCGTGCAATTGCTGCGCAATGTCGCCGCCAATGCATCAGGTTATGCATTCCAATTGGCGGTCGGTGCCATGTGTCCCTGGTGTGCGTCGGTGATGACCGATCTGCAAAAGAAAATCCAGGAGATGAACCAGATGTTCAGCAACTCCTGCCGTTTGGCGCAGGGCCTGGTCAACGACACGGTGAAAGCCTTCGATCTGCAAAGCAAAACCAACCTGTCCAATGCCTCGTTTACCCAAGGCATTTCGGATGTCTTTTCCAGCTGGACCAATACCAGTACCTTGGGCGACCCGGTTCAACAGATCAAACAGAACGACCCGACCGATATGACCAAGATCATCCAAGGCAATTTAGTCTGGCGGTCCTTGGTCAATCAAAACGCCGGCGGCTGGTTCCGTTTCGGCGGCAACAGTTTGCTGGAAGCGGCGATGAGTATTTCCGGTACGGTGATCGTCGATGCCCCGCAAGCCGCACCAGACGGCAAAGGCGAAAACAATGCCATCAGCGCACCACCGCCGGTGTTGCGGATCAAGGATTTGATGTACGGCAACGACGCCGGTAATAGTTATCAAACCGTGCGGATGTACACCTGCAGTGACGGTCACGATGCCGATCAGTGTCTGAAACCCATTGTCCAGAACGTCAATCTGGTCGGCTTGAAGCAGCGCGTAATGGACATTCTGCTGGGTTCGGCGAATACCGGCAACGGCTTGATCTACAAATTCTCGACCAACTCCGGCCAGATCACCGACAGCGAAAAAGCCTTCATGCAAACCGTGCCGGATGCCATCGGCGGCATGATTCATAACCTGGCGCGGGAAGACGCCGGTATTGCCAAATTGTGGGCTGAAGAAGCCGCGCCGGTGATTGCTTTGGAATTGGCGCAGTTGATCGTCAACGATTTACTCAATGCCGTACAAACCGCGGCGCACATGAACGACCACGCCTACGCCAAATTGCTGATGGATGCCTTGAAGGATGCAAGGGAGCAAATCCAGGACGAATACGTCACCATCGCCGGTCGTTATGGTAATCCTCAAACCCTGATGGCGTTTTACCAACAATTGATGACCACCGTGAAGCCGAAACACTATGGCACCGTGGCGCAGTTGCCGGCTTCCGGGATGGCTTGGCCAAGTCCTTAA